The following proteins are encoded in a genomic region of Trypanosoma brucei gambiense DAL972 chromosome 8, complete sequence:
- a CDS encoding amino acid transporter, putative, giving the protein MFKLLRIITPSLALWFLTPGQSTSFTLRGHLPQSHSLYLFSPISSRLSKGTKAGQTAPLMHPDGTTAPDSWRLTNPPDSVEAGATEGAATGSSIPHGSSEATGDKVGENNDRDQLTASGGERSQPFMECVKKVIPPGGLVSTVFNLAAMCIGAGILGLPAAANSSGLVMMFVYPTVIVFLSIYSLYCLATQIERHGLKSYEGMSRALLGPWSAYLTGVLRALNTFGACVAFIIAVGDILSAILKGTNAPDFLKQKSGNRLLTSIIWLCFMLPLVIPRSVNTLRYISTIGITSICYLVVVIVVHSYMNGLPDNIKKVHLTGAPGDEGIHLFGTGNKAVEGPGVFMFAFLCQANSFEVYLGMPQPNVHRFTAYTAIAMAVCFVLCIFAAFFGYLDFGGAVTGSVLLMYDPVNEPAIMVGFVGVLVKLCASYALLAMACRNALYSFVGWDADEVAFWKHCVFVISLSAVILLCGLFIPTINTVFGFVGAVCGGFLAFILPSLFIMYGGGWSLKTVGWCHYLATYAVLFAGVALCVFGTGATVYSVAVEW; this is encoded by the coding sequence ATGTTTAAACTTCTTCGTATCATCACTCCGTCCCTGGCTCTTTGGTTCTTAACACCAGGACAGTCGACTTCGTTCACATTGCGTGGGCATCTCCCTCAGTCCCATTCGCTGTACCTTTTCTCCCCAATTTCTTCTAGACTTTCCAAAGGCACAAAAGCAGGACAGACAGCGCCTCTTATGCATCCTGACGGAACCACTGCGCCTGATTCCTGGAGGCTCACGAACCCACCAGACTCCGTTGAGGCGGGGGCCACTGAGGGTGCGGCAACAGGTTCCTCAATCCCACATGGATCATCGGAGGCAACAGGTGACAAGGTTGGTGAAAACAATGACAGAGACCAATTGACCGCTTCGGGGGGGGAACGTTCGCAGCCATTCATGGAGTGCGTCAAAAAAGTGATACCGCCGGGTGGTTTGGTCTCCACGGTGTTCAATCTCGCTGCCATGTGCATCGGTGCCGGCATCCTCGGTCTTCCCGCAGCAGCTAATAGCAGCGGTCTGGTGATGATGTTTGTGTATCCTAcagttattgtttttctttccatataCTCGCTCTACTGCCTCGCCACGCAGATAGAAAGGCACGGTCTAAAGTCCTACGAAGGCATGTCGAGGGCGCTGCTGGGTCCATGGTCCGCTTACCTTACTGGCGTGCTGCGTGCGCTCAATACCTTTGGCGCCTGCGTGGCGTTTATCATTGCCGTGGGTGATATCCTGAGTGCCATTCTAAAGGGTACCAACGCTCCAGATTTCCTGAAGCAGAAGTCAGGCAACCGATTGCTAACGTCCATCATCTGGCTATGTTTCATGCTCCCACTTGTAATACCCCGCAGCGTAAACACACTCCGCTACATATCAACCATAGGAATTACATCCATCTGCTACCTTGTTGTCGTTATCGTGGTGCATTCGTACATGAATGGGTTACCCGACAACATCAAAAAAGTGCATTTGACTGGTGCCCCAGGTGATGAAGGCATTCACCTCTTTGGCACAGGAAATAAAGCAGTGGAAGGTCCGGGCGTCTTCATGTTCGCTTTTCTCTGCCAAGCGAATTCGTTCGAAGTATACTTGGGCATGCCGCAACCCAACGTGCACAGGTTTACAGCCTACACAGCCATCGCCATGGCCGTATGCTTCGTGCTGTGCATTTTCGCAGCCTTCTTTGGTTACCTGGATTTTGGTGGGGCTGTTACTGGATCTGTGCTTCTGATGTATGACCCAGTGAATGAACCTGCAATTATGGTCGGTTTCGTTGGTGTGCTCGTCAAGCTGTGTGCGTCATATGCATTGCTGGCAATGGCTTGTCGTAATGCACTGTATAGTTTTGTTGGGTGGGATGCCGACGAGGTCGCCTTCTGGAAGCATTGCGTTTTTGTGATCTCCCTCTCTGCGGTTATCTTATTGTGCGGTCTCTTCATCCCAACCATAAACACGGTGTTTGGCTTCGTTGGGGCTGTTTGTGGAGGCTTTCTTGCCTTCATCCTCCCTTCGCTATTCATCATGTATGGCGGGGGCTGGTCCCTGAAGACGGTTGGATGGTGCCACTACCTTGCGACATATGCAGTGCTGTTTGCAGGGGTGGCATTATGCGTATTTGGTACAGGCGCTACCGTGTACAGTGTCGCAGTGGAGTGGTAA